In one Vanacampus margaritifer isolate UIUO_Vmar chromosome 11, RoL_Vmar_1.0, whole genome shotgun sequence genomic region, the following are encoded:
- the rsph1 gene encoding radial spoke head 1 homolog: protein MSDIDSDEFDEERNKLGEYEGDRNEAGERHGMGKAVLPKGDVYQGRYERGKRHGKGTYRFVNGARYVGDYHQNMKHGQGIFYYPDGSKYEGSWAEDLRQGHGVYTYSNGDTYVGEWLNHMRHGEGTYRYHDTGSVYTGMWANGKIESVGEFIHANHRYSSNFVNNTPSGPGKYIFDIGCEQHGEYHQIEQDRAEGEWGEPGSATLKWFPKCITGLTSQEAEADEMDEATPKAVPQAAPQAAPQAAPEAPPQAAPQAAPEATPEAAPEPAPEAAPEPAPDPTPEPTPEPTPEAAPEAAPEA, encoded by the exons ATGTCCGATATAGACTCTGACGAGTTTGATGAGGAACGCAATAAACTCGGG GAATACGAAGGGGATAGAAATGAGGCTGGAGAACGACATGGGATGGGTAAAGCTGTTCTGCCGAAAGGAGACGTTTATCAAGGACGATATGAACGTGGTAAAAGACATGGCAAG GGCACATACCGCTTCGTGAACGGCGCCAGATATGTGGGAGACTACCACCAGAACATGAAACATGGACAAGGCATCTTCTACTACCCGGATGGGTCCAAATATGAAG GCTCGTGGGCTGAGGACTTGAGGCAGGGTCATGGTGTTTACACATACTCCAACGGGGACACGTATGTTGGAGAGTGGCTCAATCACATGAG GCACGGCGAGGGCACCTATCGCTACCATGACACCGGCTCAGTTTACACTGGGATGTGGGCGAATGGCAAGATTGAGTCTGTCGGAGAGTTCATCCACGCCAACCACAGATACAGCAGTAATTTTGTCAACAATACT CCATCTGGTCCAGGAAAGTATATATTTGACATTGGCTGTGAGCAGCATGGTGAATATCACCAAATAGAGCAG GACAGGGCCGAAGGCGAATGGGGTGAGCCGGGCTCCGCTACTCTTAAGTGGTTTCCAAAATGCATCACGGGCCTTACGTCGCAGGAGGCTGAGGCTGACGAAATGGACGAGGCTACACCCAAGGCTGTGCCCCAAGCTGCACCCCAAGCTGCACCCCAAGCTGCACCTGAAGCTCCGCCCCAAGCTGCACCGCAAGCTGCACCCGAAGCTACACCCGAAGCTGCGCCCGAACCTGCACCTGAAGCCGCGCCCGAACCTGCACCCGATCCTACACCCGAACCTACACCCGAACCTACACCTGAAGCCGCACCTGAAGCTGCACCCGAAGCGTAG
- the pdzk1 gene encoding Na(+)/H(+) exchange regulatory cofactor NHE-RF3, translated as MAEYKPKVISITKRPGQTFGFYLRIERGEEGHLIRCLEMGGPAELSGMKDGDRVLRVNGKFVDGLSHLEVVELVKSSGATATFHILDEASYKQAKTQGVNLGEPQRTPAVNAVGQQAPKPRLCYLVKSGSGYGFSLRSIKGEQGVFVSEVVPGSVADRAGVNTDDRLLEVNGENIESFTHEQVVDTVKTANGNLMFLLVDEETDRYYRSMNMKVAAHFATTKCLPREPRIVNLTKAPDGYGFLLKEEANMAGHVITDIDRGSPAERGGLKDMDRLVAVDGKETNASTHEQVVDAIMQSGNKCCLLVVDKDTDLIYAQGKVSPMLFWEEKKGSLAPPSYSEAVTFPATFKPLRPAQEKKKDEEVELKPKLCKMEKTAAGYGFHLNGVQGVFGQCIKEVVKGGAADLAGLEDDDIVVEVNGKNVEQCAHEEVVDMIRATGSRLEMLVATKSVYDRLKARGTPVTRQLLGNTSQAQVHSEDQETAPARERTSSVSSSSSCQSMDDRL; from the exons ATGGCTGAGTACAAGCCAAAGGTGATTTCTATAACCAAGAGGCCGGGTCAGACGTTCGGTTTCTACCTGAGGATCGAGCGCGGTGAGGAGGGTCACCTCATCCGCTGCCTGGAAATGGGCGGTCCGGCCGAGCTGTCCGGCATGAAAGACGGGGACCGCGTCCTCCGAGTGAATGGCAAATTTGTCGATGGGCTTTCCCATTTGGAG GTAGTGGAGCTGGTGAAAAGCAGCGGGGCTACAGCCACCTTTCACATTCTGGATGAAGCGTCCTACAAGCAGGCCAAGACGCAGGGGGTGAACCTGGGTGAGCCTCAACGCACGCCAGCAGTCAACGCTGTCGGCCAGCAGGCTCCCAAACCAAGACTCTGCTACCTGGTCAAGTCCGGCTCAGGCTACGGCTTCTCTCTTCGTTCAATCAAAG GTGAGCAAGGCGTGTTCGTGTCTGAAGTGGTCCCGGGCAGCGTGGCGGACCGGGCCGGCGTCAACACCGACGACCGCCTGCTGGAAGTGAACGGCGAAAATATCGAGAGCTTCACGCACGAGCAAGTGGTGGACACGGTCAAAACGGCGAACGGGAACCTCATGTTCTTGCTAGTGGACGAGGAGACCGACCGGTACTACCGCAGCATGAACATGAAGGTCGCCGCTCACTTTGCCACGACAAAATGCCTCCCTCGCGAGCCTCGCATCGTCAACTTGACCAAAGCGCCCGACGGCTACGGATTCCTGCTCAAGGAGGAGGCCAACATGGCAG GACACGTGATCACGGATATAGACAGAGGCAGTCCAGCGGAGAGAGGAGGTCTCAAGGACATGGACAGGCTGGTGGCTGTGGACGGCAAAGAAACGAACGCAAGCACACACGAGCAAGTGGTGGACGCCATCATGCAGAGCGGCAACAAGTGTTGCCTGCTCGTGGTGGACAAGGACACTGACCTCATTTATGCTCAG GGTAAAGTGTCACCTATGCTGTTCTGGGAGGAGAAGAAGGGCTCTCTTGCTCCGCCTAGTTACTCTGAAGCCGTCACCTTTCCCGCCACGTTTAAACCACTCAGACCAGCtcaggagaagaagaaagatgAAGAAGTAGAGCTTAAACCAAAGTTGTGTAAGATGGAGAAAACAGCTGCTGGATATGGTTTTCATCTCAACGGCGTCCAGGGTGTGTTTGGGCAGTGCATTAAAGAG GTGGTGAAGGGGGGCGCCGCCGACCTGGCGGGCCTGGAGGATGACGACATCGTGGTGGAGGTGAACGGGAAGAACGTGGAGCAGTGCGCGCATGAGGAGGTGGTGGACATGATCCGCGCCACGGGAAGCAGGCTGGAGATGCTGGTGGCCACCAAAAGCGTTTACGACCGGCTCAAGGCCAGAGGGACGCCCGTCACGCGCCAGCTGCTCGGCAACACGTCGCAAGCTCAAGTCCACAGCGAAGACCAGGAGACGGCACCGGCCCGAGAGAGG ACCTCTTCCgtgtcttcatcttcatcttgtcAGAGTATGGATGACAGACTTTGA